From a single Methanobrevibacter sp. genomic region:
- a CDS encoding Mrp/NBP35 family ATP-binding protein, whose amino-acid sequence MPEHGHGHHGHGGQMTPEQQKQMIEQEIRLAKNLGQIKHKIVVMSGKGGVGKSTVAANLAETLQKQGFKTGILDADIHGPNIPKMLGLELYGENFQNYQFEVFRDLTEGAMAKETFENDEQKAEFIKAKQEEYKHSMFPVTTPSGLKVMSMAFLLENIDTPIIWRGPQKTGAIRQLISDSHWGSLDYLIIDNPPGTGDEPLTVLQTIPDADAVIMVTTPNVVSQEDVLKCVKMVEMMNIDKIGLIENMAYYICPHCSEKLHVFGKGNGEKFAEEMEITYLGDLPIEEKVSDSPNQEGVISTLDPNDEVSKRFAEIVSEIQKDFIKD is encoded by the coding sequence ATGCCGGAACATGGACACGGTCATCATGGTCACGGGGGTCAGATGACTCCTGAACAACAAAAACAAATGATTGAACAGGAAATAAGACTTGCTAAAAATCTTGGTCAAATCAAACATAAAATTGTGGTTATGAGTGGAAAAGGAGGAGTCGGAAAATCCACAGTAGCTGCCAATCTTGCTGAAACCTTACAGAAACAAGGCTTTAAAACAGGTATTTTGGATGCTGATATTCACGGACCGAACATTCCTAAAATGCTGGGCCTTGAACTTTACGGTGAAAATTTCCAGAACTATCAGTTTGAAGTATTCAGAGACCTTACAGAAGGAGCAATGGCAAAAGAAACATTTGAAAATGATGAGCAGAAAGCTGAATTCATCAAAGCAAAACAGGAAGAGTACAAACATTCAATGTTTCCGGTTACCACTCCAAGCGGTCTTAAAGTAATGTCAATGGCATTCCTTTTGGAAAATATCGACACACCAATCATATGGAGAGGTCCTCAAAAAACCGGAGCAATCAGACAGCTCATATCTGACTCTCACTGGGGAAGTCTTGATTATTTAATCATTGACAACCCTCCTGGAACTGGGGACGAACCTTTAACAGTATTGCAAACCATTCCTGATGCTGATGCGGTAATTATGGTAACAACACCTAACGTCGTATCACAGGAAGACGTTTTGAAATGTGTTAAAATGGTTGAGATGATGAATATTGATAAAATAGGCCTTATTGAAAACATGGCTTACTATATCTGTCCTCACTGTTCAGAAAAGCTTCATGTATTTGGAAAAGGAAATGGTGAGAAATTCGCTGAAGAGATGGAAATCACCTATTTGGGCGACCTTCCAATAGAAGAAAAAGTTTCAGATTCACCTAATCAGGAAGGTGTAATATCAACACTCGACCCGAATGATGAAGTATCAAAAAGATTTGCTGAAATCGTTTCTGAAATTCAGA